The genomic stretch TTAACAGCTTATAGATAAAAGGTATATGCCAACGATACAGCAATTAGTAAGAAAAGGAAGGGTAAAGCTCACTAAGAAGAGCAAGTCTGCAGCCCTTCAATCTTCGCCACAAAGAAGAGGAGTGTGTACTCGTGTATACACAACTACTCCTAAGAAGCCTAACTCAGCTATGCGTAAAGTAGCAAGGGTAAGGTTGACAAATGGTAATGAGGTGAACGCTTACATTCCAGGAGAAGGACACAATTTGCAGGAGCACAGTATTGTATTAGTACGCGGAGGAAGAGTAAAAGATCTTCCGGGTGTAAGATATCATATCGTACGTGGTGCATTGGATACAGCCGGTGTTACTGGTCGTACTCAGCGTAGAAGTAAGTACGGTGCTAAGAAACCAAAGGATAAGAAATAATTCTCGATAGAGTACCATGAGAAAGACCAGAGCAAAAAAAAGACCCCTGTTGCCAGATCCGCAGTTTAGCGATCAGTTGGTAACTCGTTTTGTAAACATGATGATGTTGGACGGTAAGAAGAGTACTTCTTACAAAATATTCTACGATGCGATTGAAATCGTATCTGAGAAAACTCAGGAAGGTAACGGTTTAGAGCTTTGGAAAGAAGCTTTGAATAACGTAATGCCTCATGTAGAAGTGCGTAGTAGAAGAGTAGGGGGTGCGACCTTCCAGATTCCTATGCAGATTCGTCCGGATCGCAAAGTTTCTATAGCAATGAAGTGGTTGATTAGCTACTCACGTAAGCGCAACGAAAAGTCTATGGCTTTGAGATTGGCTAACGAAGTAATGGCTGCTGCCAAAGAAGAGGGAGCTGCTGTGAAGAAAAGAATGGATACTCATAAAATGGCGGATGCGAATAAAGCATTTGCTCACTTTGGTAGATTTAAATAATTAGAAGGTTACTATAAGCCATGGCTAAAAGAGATCTAAAATATACAAGAAACATTGGTATTGCTGCGCATATTGATGCGGGTAAAACCACTACCACGGAACGTATTCTTTATTACGGTGGTGTAAGTCACAAAATTGGTGAGGTGCACGATGGTGCAGCTACTATGGACTGGATGGAGCAAGAGCAAGAAAGAGGTATCACTATTACTTCTGCTGCTACTACCCTAAAGTGGCCTTACCGTGGTACTGAATATCACGTAAACATTATTGATACTCCGGGACACGTTGATTTTACCGTAGAGGTAAACCGTTCACTTCGTGTATTGGATGGTTTGGTTTTCTTGTTTAGTGCTGTTGATGGTGTAGAGCCACAATCAGAAACTAACTGGAGACTTGCTAACAACTACAATGTTCCACGTATTGGTTTCGTGAACAAGATGGATCGTCAGGGAGCAGATTTCCTTAACGTAACCCGTCAGGTAAAAGAGATGCTTGGTAGCCATGCACTTCCTCTTCAAATTCCAATCGGTGCAGAAGCTGATTTTAAAGGAGTGGTTGATTTGATCAACTTCCGTGGAATTACTTGGAATGATGAGGATCAAGGAATGACCTTTCAGGAAATTGAGATTCCTGCAGATATATTAGAAGAAGCAACAGAGTACCGTGAAAAGTTATTGGAAGCAGTAGCTGAGTTTAACGATACTTTGATGGAAAAATACTTTGAAGATCCTGAATCACTTACTGAAAGAGAAATTCTTGACGCATTGCGTGAAGCTACTATCTCTGGTAAAGTGGTGCCTATGATGTGTGGTTCTGCCTTTAAAAACAAAGGTGTACAGGCTATGCTTGATATGGTAATGGAAATCCTTCCTTCTCCAATGGATGTTGAGGCTATCGTTGGTACCAACCCAGAAACAGAAGAAGAAGAAAAGAGACAGCCGTCATTTGATGATCCTTTTGCAGGTCTTGCATTTAAGATTGCAACAGATCCATTTGTAGGTCGTCTATGTTTTACCCGTGCTTATTCAGGTACTCTTGAGTCTGGTTCATATGTATTGAACACCAGAACGGGTAAGAAAGAAAGAATTTCAAGAATCTTCCAAATGCATGCTAACAAGCAAAACCAGATTGACACCCTTGGTGCTGGTGATATTGGTGCATTGGTAGGATTTAAAGATATTAAGACTGGGGATACACTTTGTAATGAAAAGCACCCAATTGTGCTTGAGTCAATGGACTTCCCAGATCCAGTAATCGGATTGGCAATTGAGCCTAAGACTCAGGCTGATGTGGATAAACTAGGTATGGCTTTAGCTAAGCTTACTGAAGAAGATCCAACGTTTGTTGTAAAGACTGACGAAGATTCTGGTCAAACAGTAATTAGCGGAATGGGTGAGCTTCACTTGGATATTATTATGGATCGTCTTAAGCGTGAGTTTAAGGTGGAAGTAAACCAAGGAGCCCCACAAGTATCTTACAAAGAAACTATCAACGGTACAGTTGATCACAGAGAGGTTTATAAGAAGCAGTCTGGTGGTCGTGGTAAATTTGCAGATATCGTTGTAACTATCGAGCCAGGAGATCCAGAAAAGCCAGGTTTGATCTTTGTGAACGCTATTAAAGGTGGTAACGTTCCTAAAGAATTTGTTCCATCTGTAGAGAAAGGATTTAAAGAAGCTATGAAGAATGGTGTATTGGCAGGTTTCCCTGTAGATAGCCTTCAGGTTACTTTAAAGGATGGATCTTTCCACGCGGTGGATTCTGATCAGCTTTCATTTGAATTGGCAGCTAAACTTGCCTACAAAGAAGCTCTTCCAAAAGCAAACCCAGTATTGCTTGAGCCTATTATGAAACTTGAGGTGCTTACTCCAGAAGAAAATATGGGAGATATAGTAGGTGACCTTAACAGACGTAGAGGTGTGATGGAAGGTATGGGTGATAGAAGCGGTTCTAAAGTAATCAAAGCAAAAGTTCCATTGTCTGAGATGTTTGGATATGTAACAGCTTTGAGAACCATGTCTTCTGGACGTGCAACATCAACTATGGAATTCTCGCACTTTGCAGAAGCTCCTAAGAATGTGGCCGATGAAGTAATAGCAACAGTAAAAGGTAGTAAGTAACCTGCATAAGACAATAATTGAAGATGAGTCAGAAGATCAGGATTAAATTAAAATCATACGATTACAACTTGGTAGATAAGTCTGCTGAAAAAATCGTAAAAACCGTAAAGAGTACCGGTGCCATTATAAACGGACCAATTCCTCTTCCTACAAACAAGAGAATCTATACGGTACTTCGTTCACCACACGTGAATAAGAAGGCTAGAGAGCAGTTCGAATTGTCATCTTACAAGAGACTATTGGATATCTACTCTTCTTCTTCAAAAACAATTGACGCTCTAATGAAATTAGAGTTGCCAAGTGGAGTAGAAGTAGAAATAAAAGTTTAAGTTTTTTAAATAATTAACCTTTAAAAAGGAAATCAAATGCCTGGAATGATCGGTAAAAAGGTCGGTATGACAAGCCTCTTTGATGCAAATGGTAAAAATTTACCATGTACTGTCATCGAAGTGGGTCCTTGTGTGGTTACTCAAATTAAAACCACAGAGACCGATGGTTATGAAGCAGTTCAGATTGCTTACGGTGACAAGTCAGAGAAAAATGTAGCAAAAGCACAAATTGCACATTTCAAAAAAGCTGGCATTACTCCAAAGCAACACGTTATCGAAATTGATTCGATTGACGGAGAAGTAAAACTCGGAGACGAGCTTGCAGCAGATATGTTTGCTGAAGGAGAGTTTGTTGATGTAGCTGGTAACTCTAAGGGAAAAGGATTCCAAGGGGTTGTAAAGCGTCACAACTTTGGTGGAGTAGGTCAATCTACCCACGGTCAGCACAACCGTCTAAGAGCACCTGGTTCTATTGGTGCTGGTTCTGATCCATCACGTGTATTTAAGGGCATGAAAATGGCCGGCCGTATGGGAGGAAAAAGAACTATGGTAGAAAACCTTCAAGTTCTTAAGGTTGATAAAGACAAAAATCTTTTGGTAGTAAAAGGTTCTATACCTGGCGCTAAAAATTCAATCGTAATAATTACCAAGTGATGGAATTAGCAGTATTAAACAAAGAAGGAAAGGAAACAGGTCGTAAGGTGACCTTGAGCACAGAGCTTTATGCTGTGGAGCCAAATCATCACGCTATTTACCTTGATGTGAAGCAATACTTGGCTAACCAACGCCAGGGTACGCACAAGTCGAAAGAAAGAGGAGAAATCTCTCGTACTACCAAAAAGTTTTTCCGCCAAAAAGGAACTGGTAATGCACGTGTAGGATCACTTAGATCTCCGTTGCAAAGAGGTGGTGGTACCGCTTTTGGTCCACGTCCAAGAAACTACGGTTTCAAATTGAATAAAAAAGTGAAAGCTGTTGCTCGTAAATCAGCACTTACACTTAAGGCTTCTGACAAGAAAATTCAAGTAATTGAAAACCTTGAAATGGCCGCTCCAAAGACGAAAGACTTCATCAATATCATCACTGCTTTAGGGCTTGATGCAAAAAAGTCTATCATAGTACTTGGAGACTCAAATAAAAATGTATATTTGTCGTCCCGAAATTTTAAGGGGTCTGACGTTGTAATCGCTTCAGAATTAAACACTTACAGCATTATGAATGCTCAAAATGTGGTTTTAACTGAAGATTCGTTAGGAAAACTTGAAAACCTTTTAAGCAAATAACAATGGGCATCTTGATTAGACCTGTAATTACAGAGAAAGCAACAGCTGATAGCGAAGATCGCAATCGATTTGCCTTTGTTGTTGATAAAAAGGCAAACAAGGTAGAGATTAAGAAAGCTGTAGAGGAGCTTTATGGTGTGAATATCGAAAAGGTACGCACTATGTTGGTTCCAGGAAAAAAGAAAAGCCGCTTCACTAAAAATGGTGTAGTATCTGGTTCAACCGGAATGTACAAAAAAGCTATTGTAGAAGTAAGAAGTGGTGAAACCATAGATCTCTATAGTAATATTTAAGACCAATGGGAGTAAGAAAATTAAATCCGGTAACCCCCGGCCAGCGTTTTAGAATTGTAAATGACAACAGTACTATTACAGCTGCTAAACCTGAAAAATCTCTTGTAAAAGGGAAATCGAAAGGCGGTGGTAGAAATAACACAGGTAAAATGACAATCCGCAATGTAGGTGGAGGTCATAAGCAGAAATACCGTGTTGTAGACTTCAAACGTGATAAGGAAGGTGTTCCTGCAACTGTAAAGGCTGTAGAATACGATCCGAATCGTACAGCTCGTATTGCTTTGCTTTACTATGCTGATGGTGAGAAGAGATACATGATAGCGCCAAACGGTTTGCAAGTAGGTCAAACTGTAGTAAGCGGTAGAGAAGCAGCACCTGAGATTGGTAACGCAATGTACCTTTCTGATATTCCATTGGGTACTGTAATTAGCTGTATCGAAATGAGACCTGGACAAGGAGCTGTGATTGCTCGTAGTGCTGGTTCATTTGCACAGCTTGCAGCAAGAGATGGTAAATACGCTATCATTAAGTTGCCAAGTGGAGAGACTAGAATGATCTTGATTACCTGTATGGCAATGATTGGTGCGGTTAGTAACTCTGACAATGCTCAAGAGGTAAGCGGAAAAGCCGGTCGTAAGAGATGGCAAGGAAGAAGACCAAGAGTACGTGGTGTAGCGATGAACCCAGTAGATCATCCAATGGGTGGTGGTGAAGGTAGAGCTTCAGGTGGTCATCCAAGATCGAGAAATGGTATACCTGCAAAAGGTTACAAAACTCGTGCACCAAAGAAAGAGTCTAGCAAGTACATTATTGAAAGAAGGAAAAAATAATTAAGATGGCAAGGTCACTTAAAAAAGGTCCATATATACATTATAAGCTGGAGCGTAAAGTTCTTGCGAATGTTGAAGCAGGTAGCAAGTCAGTTGTAAAAACTTACTCTAGAGCTTCAATGATCTCTCCAGAATTTGTAGGACAAACAATAGCAGTACACAACGGTAGAACTTTTGTGCCTGTATTTGTAACAGAAAACATGGTAGGACATAAGCTTGGTGAATTTTCGCCAACCAGAACGTACCGAGGCCATGGAGGTAATAAAAAAGATAAAGGTAAGCGCTAATTTTCACGACATGGGTGCCAGAAAAAGAAACAGAGCAGAAGCTATAAAGGAGGCTAGGAAAACCGTAGCCATCGCAAAGCTTAACAATTGCCCTACATCTCCCAGAAAGATGAGATTAGTGGCTGACATGATTCGCGGTTTAGAAGTAGAAAAAGCACTTTTCTTGCTAAAGCATAGCAGTAAAGAAGCTAGTGGCAGGTTAGAAAAACTGTTGCTTTCTGCACTTAACAACTGGGAACAGAAGAATGAAGGTGAGCGTATGGAAGAGGCTAAACTATATGTGAAAGAAATTTCAGTAGATAGCGCTCGTATGCTTAAGAGAATTCAGCCGGCTCCCCAGGGTCGTGCACACCGCGTTCGCAAAAGAAGCAACCACGTAACTGTGATTGTAGATGCGAAAGTGAAGCAAGAAGAAGTAGTTAACGATAGTAATTCATAACCGAATGGGACAGAAGACAAACCCGATAGGTAACAGATTAGGTTTTATCCGCGGATGGGACAGTAACTGGTATGGTGGTAGAGATTATGGTGATAAACTTGCCGAAGACGATAAGATCAGAAAGTATCTTTACGCTCGTCTATCAAAAGCAAGTGTAGGACGTATCATTATTGAGCGTACACTAAAATTGGTAACCGTAACCATTACCACTAGTCGTCCTGGTATTATTATCGGTAAAGGTGGACAAGAAGTTGATAAACTGAAGGAAGAGCTTAAAAAGCTTACCAAGA from Owenweeksia hongkongensis DSM 17368 encodes the following:
- the rpsL gene encoding 30S ribosomal protein S12; this translates as MPTIQQLVRKGRVKLTKKSKSAALQSSPQRRGVCTRVYTTTPKKPNSAMRKVARVRLTNGNEVNAYIPGEGHNLQEHSIVLVRGGRVKDLPGVRYHIVRGALDTAGVTGRTQRRSKYGAKKPKDKK
- the rpsG gene encoding 30S ribosomal protein S7; the protein is MRKTRAKKRPLLPDPQFSDQLVTRFVNMMMLDGKKSTSYKIFYDAIEIVSEKTQEGNGLELWKEALNNVMPHVEVRSRRVGGATFQIPMQIRPDRKVSIAMKWLISYSRKRNEKSMALRLANEVMAAAKEEGAAVKKRMDTHKMADANKAFAHFGRFK
- the fusA gene encoding elongation factor G, producing the protein MAKRDLKYTRNIGIAAHIDAGKTTTTERILYYGGVSHKIGEVHDGAATMDWMEQEQERGITITSAATTLKWPYRGTEYHVNIIDTPGHVDFTVEVNRSLRVLDGLVFLFSAVDGVEPQSETNWRLANNYNVPRIGFVNKMDRQGADFLNVTRQVKEMLGSHALPLQIPIGAEADFKGVVDLINFRGITWNDEDQGMTFQEIEIPADILEEATEYREKLLEAVAEFNDTLMEKYFEDPESLTEREILDALREATISGKVVPMMCGSAFKNKGVQAMLDMVMEILPSPMDVEAIVGTNPETEEEEKRQPSFDDPFAGLAFKIATDPFVGRLCFTRAYSGTLESGSYVLNTRTGKKERISRIFQMHANKQNQIDTLGAGDIGALVGFKDIKTGDTLCNEKHPIVLESMDFPDPVIGLAIEPKTQADVDKLGMALAKLTEEDPTFVVKTDEDSGQTVISGMGELHLDIIMDRLKREFKVEVNQGAPQVSYKETINGTVDHREVYKKQSGGRGKFADIVVTIEPGDPEKPGLIFVNAIKGGNVPKEFVPSVEKGFKEAMKNGVLAGFPVDSLQVTLKDGSFHAVDSDQLSFELAAKLAYKEALPKANPVLLEPIMKLEVLTPEENMGDIVGDLNRRRGVMEGMGDRSGSKVIKAKVPLSEMFGYVTALRTMSSGRATSTMEFSHFAEAPKNVADEVIATVKGSK
- the rpsJ gene encoding 30S ribosomal protein S10: MSQKIRIKLKSYDYNLVDKSAEKIVKTVKSTGAIINGPIPLPTNKRIYTVLRSPHVNKKAREQFELSSYKRLLDIYSSSSKTIDALMKLELPSGVEVEIKV
- the rplC gene encoding 50S ribosomal protein L3, whose translation is MPGMIGKKVGMTSLFDANGKNLPCTVIEVGPCVVTQIKTTETDGYEAVQIAYGDKSEKNVAKAQIAHFKKAGITPKQHVIEIDSIDGEVKLGDELAADMFAEGEFVDVAGNSKGKGFQGVVKRHNFGGVGQSTHGQHNRLRAPGSIGAGSDPSRVFKGMKMAGRMGGKRTMVENLQVLKVDKDKNLLVVKGSIPGAKNSIVIITK
- the rplD gene encoding 50S ribosomal protein L4, translating into MELAVLNKEGKETGRKVTLSTELYAVEPNHHAIYLDVKQYLANQRQGTHKSKERGEISRTTKKFFRQKGTGNARVGSLRSPLQRGGGTAFGPRPRNYGFKLNKKVKAVARKSALTLKASDKKIQVIENLEMAAPKTKDFINIITALGLDAKKSIIVLGDSNKNVYLSSRNFKGSDVVIASELNTYSIMNAQNVVLTEDSLGKLENLLSK
- the rplW gene encoding 50S ribosomal protein L23 is translated as MGILIRPVITEKATADSEDRNRFAFVVDKKANKVEIKKAVEELYGVNIEKVRTMLVPGKKKSRFTKNGVVSGSTGMYKKAIVEVRSGETIDLYSNI
- the rplB gene encoding 50S ribosomal protein L2; this translates as MGVRKLNPVTPGQRFRIVNDNSTITAAKPEKSLVKGKSKGGGRNNTGKMTIRNVGGGHKQKYRVVDFKRDKEGVPATVKAVEYDPNRTARIALLYYADGEKRYMIAPNGLQVGQTVVSGREAAPEIGNAMYLSDIPLGTVISCIEMRPGQGAVIARSAGSFAQLAARDGKYAIIKLPSGETRMILITCMAMIGAVSNSDNAQEVSGKAGRKRWQGRRPRVRGVAMNPVDHPMGGGEGRASGGHPRSRNGIPAKGYKTRAPKKESSKYIIERRKK
- the rpsS gene encoding 30S ribosomal protein S19 encodes the protein MARSLKKGPYIHYKLERKVLANVEAGSKSVVKTYSRASMISPEFVGQTIAVHNGRTFVPVFVTENMVGHKLGEFSPTRTYRGHGGNKKDKGKR
- the rplV gene encoding 50S ribosomal protein L22, coding for MGARKRNRAEAIKEARKTVAIAKLNNCPTSPRKMRLVADMIRGLEVEKALFLLKHSSKEASGRLEKLLLSALNNWEQKNEGERMEEAKLYVKEISVDSARMLKRIQPAPQGRAHRVRKRSNHVTVIVDAKVKQEEVVNDSNS